The Candidatus Koribacter versatilis Ellin345 genome has a segment encoding these proteins:
- a CDS encoding pyridoxamine 5'-phosphate oxidase family protein, with protein MILIDRLNELIADIQMCMLVSVHANGQLHSRPMATQAVSDDGFLWFFTSAHSSKADEIRNNREVNVAYSDLTNMRFVSVAGTCELVRNRPTSERLWRDEYKRWFPMGLDDPELILLKVTINAVEYWDVQANRMRELTAINETVQLRDDRTVATDDRSVA; from the coding sequence ATGATCCTGATTGACAGGCTGAACGAACTGATTGCCGATATCCAGATGTGCATGCTTGTCTCCGTCCACGCGAATGGGCAGCTCCACAGCCGGCCTATGGCCACCCAGGCGGTTTCCGATGATGGCTTCCTCTGGTTCTTCACCTCGGCGCACAGTTCAAAGGCGGACGAGATTCGCAACAACCGCGAAGTGAACGTTGCCTACTCCGATCTCACGAACATGCGCTTCGTCTCGGTGGCCGGGACGTGCGAGCTGGTACGAAACCGGCCGACGTCTGAGAGGCTGTGGCGCGATGAATACAAGCGCTGGTTCCCCATGGGCCTCGATGATCCCGAACTCATCCTGCTGAAGGTCACGATCAATGCGGTGGAGTACTGGGACGTGCAAGCCAACCGAATGCGCGAGTTGACTGCGATCAACGAGACCGTGCAGCTGCGCGACGACCGTACCGTTGCAACCGACGATCGGAGCGTAGCTTAG
- a CDS encoding cytochrome P450 has protein sequence MSTETLHLPAKKERQYRFPRGVEHNLLWEGLKNLGPIDPLRFFERLKRDYGKVGGYRVGNKRVVFLADAELIREVLVVQNDNFVKGEPVRRTKVLLGNGMITAEQQDWRSQRQAAQPAFHRQRIRSYADQMVGLTIETRDRIAPGIEFDLAQMFMELALKVVGKTLFDTDLDHEAGVVAHEISNIMDVYNFMMAVPAPQLMLHLPWPQVIKFRKARRRVDETVNRMIESHLHGPKRDCGDLLSMMIQAIPDVETPEGKEQLRDQVVTIFLAGYETTANALSWTFRLLGENPEVERRVLAEVDDVLNGRMASVEDVPQLKYIEMVLAESMRLYPPAWAMVRQGINDFQLGDYFLPGGTTVMMSQWVMHRSEEFWLDPLRFDPERFRPEAKAGRPKFAYFPFGGGGRQCIGEAFAWMEGALLLATLVQKYRFRLVAGQTFEPQSLITLRPRNGVRVVAEARG, from the coding sequence ATGAGCACCGAAACACTTCATCTGCCCGCGAAGAAGGAACGGCAGTACCGTTTCCCGCGGGGCGTCGAGCACAACCTGCTTTGGGAGGGATTGAAGAATCTCGGCCCGATTGATCCACTCCGGTTTTTCGAGCGCCTCAAGCGCGACTACGGCAAGGTCGGCGGCTATCGCGTCGGCAACAAAAGAGTCGTGTTCCTCGCGGACGCAGAACTAATCCGCGAAGTGCTCGTCGTTCAGAACGACAACTTCGTCAAGGGCGAGCCCGTGCGTCGAACGAAGGTCCTCCTGGGCAACGGCATGATCACTGCCGAACAGCAGGATTGGCGTTCCCAGCGCCAGGCGGCGCAACCGGCATTCCACCGGCAACGCATCAGGAGCTACGCGGACCAAATGGTGGGGCTCACGATTGAAACCCGCGATCGCATCGCCCCGGGAATCGAGTTCGATCTGGCGCAGATGTTCATGGAACTCGCGCTGAAGGTGGTAGGGAAGACGCTGTTCGACACTGACCTCGATCACGAAGCAGGCGTAGTCGCACACGAAATCAGCAACATCATGGATGTGTACAACTTCATGATGGCGGTACCGGCGCCACAGCTGATGTTGCACTTGCCATGGCCGCAGGTGATTAAATTTCGCAAGGCGCGTCGTCGGGTGGATGAGACGGTGAACCGAATGATCGAGTCGCACCTGCACGGGCCGAAGCGCGACTGCGGCGATCTGCTCTCGATGATGATCCAGGCGATCCCGGACGTCGAAACGCCGGAAGGCAAAGAACAACTGCGTGACCAGGTGGTCACGATCTTCCTGGCTGGCTACGAGACAACCGCAAACGCACTGTCGTGGACGTTCCGACTGCTGGGTGAGAATCCGGAAGTAGAGCGGCGGGTGCTCGCAGAAGTGGATGACGTCCTCAATGGCCGCATGGCGAGCGTCGAGGATGTACCGCAGTTGAAGTACATCGAGATGGTGCTGGCGGAGTCGATGCGGTTGTATCCGCCTGCGTGGGCGATGGTCCGGCAAGGAATCAACGACTTCCAACTCGGCGACTACTTCCTGCCGGGCGGAACGACCGTGATGATGAGCCAGTGGGTGATGCATCGCAGCGAAGAGTTCTGGCTTGATCCGCTACGCTTCGATCCGGAGCGGTTTCGTCCGGAAGCAAAAGCGGGGCGTCCGAAGTTTGCGTATTTCCCGTTCGGCGGCGGCGGGCGGCAGTGTATTGGCGAAGCCTTTGCCTGGATGGAAGGCGCGTTGTTGCTGGCGACTCTGGTGCAGAAGTATCGCTTCCGACTCGTGGCGGGACAAACGTTTGAGCCGCAGTCGTTGATCACGCTGCGGCCCAGGAACGGTGTGCGAGTTGTGGCGGAAGCTCGCGGATAG
- a CDS encoding alpha/beta fold hydrolase has protein sequence MSRKTVGAHEMHAIDGERSAAVVRTVRQTSPAMADMLVESVYGEIFARAELGRRERELVTCGIIAALGGAETQLRVHLSAALRCGVDPDELVALVEHLTPYAGFPRGLNALREVRAIFSEQKISRPGLPKKIQLSDHETVVSETGKGDPIVLLHAIGLDWRMWRDVIKPLAKHHRVLAYDLRGHGHAAPAPKPLTVKRWSDDLLELADRARLEKFHLVGLSLGGIVGLEFALEHPERLKHLTVVASAVHGNKELYQQRAHDAEKHGVEPQMGATLTRWFTPEWLAVNGWTVRYARERILRGMVENWAGAWRAIAEPHLWERLNEIKVATKLIAAELDKGATVESMREMGKRIHRAKVQVIEGAAHMVSLMKPVELAEAIL, from the coding sequence ATGAGCAGAAAGACGGTGGGCGCGCACGAGATGCACGCGATTGACGGCGAGCGCAGCGCAGCCGTAGTACGAACGGTTCGGCAGACGTCGCCAGCGATGGCCGACATGCTCGTAGAAAGCGTTTATGGCGAGATCTTTGCGCGTGCGGAACTCGGTCGGCGTGAGCGCGAATTGGTGACGTGCGGCATCATTGCGGCACTGGGTGGCGCAGAGACGCAATTGCGCGTGCATTTGAGCGCAGCGCTGCGGTGCGGTGTGGATCCCGACGAATTGGTTGCGCTGGTCGAGCACTTGACGCCATATGCTGGTTTTCCGCGCGGACTGAATGCGTTGCGCGAGGTGCGAGCGATTTTCAGCGAACAGAAGATTTCGCGGCCCGGACTGCCAAAGAAGATCCAGCTCAGCGACCACGAAACCGTGGTATCGGAGACCGGGAAGGGTGATCCGATTGTGCTGCTGCATGCAATCGGGCTCGACTGGCGGATGTGGCGCGACGTGATCAAGCCGTTGGCAAAACATCATCGCGTACTTGCGTACGATCTTCGCGGACATGGCCATGCAGCGCCGGCGCCGAAACCACTGACGGTGAAACGCTGGTCCGACGATTTGCTGGAACTCGCCGATCGCGCGCGGCTTGAAAAATTCCATCTCGTTGGTTTGTCGCTTGGCGGCATTGTGGGGCTTGAGTTCGCGCTCGAACATCCGGAGCGGCTAAAGCACCTTACCGTGGTGGCAAGTGCGGTTCACGGTAATAAAGAGCTTTATCAGCAGCGCGCGCACGACGCGGAGAAGCACGGCGTAGAACCGCAGATGGGCGCGACGCTGACGCGGTGGTTCACGCCAGAGTGGCTGGCGGTGAACGGATGGACGGTGCGGTACGCCCGGGAGCGAATTCTGCGCGGGATGGTGGAGAACTGGGCCGGAGCGTGGCGTGCCATCGCCGAGCCGCATTTGTGGGAGCGACTGAACGAAATCAAGGTGGCCACGAAGTTGATTGCCGCGGAACTCGACAAGGGTGCGACCGTGGAATCCATGCGGGAGATGGGGAAGAGAATCCACCGTGCGAAAGTGCAAGTGATCGAGGGCGCGGCGCACATGGTGAGCCTGATGAAGCCGGTGGAGTTGGCGGAAGCGATTCTGTAG
- a CDS encoding SCO family protein — protein sequence MRLTRQVAPLVALLVLFTSCSRKPERRYDLSGKIIAMDAKAHELTIQHQDIPGLMKGMTMPFRVKDDWVFQAAHPGDSITATLVISGDSSHLENPVITQSSGPTTIDGSVRVPQIGDTVPDFAFTNQDGKKIKLVQFRGKTLLLTFIYTRCPLPDYCIRMSNNFSAVARQMKQQPSIYDKTQQLSISFDPEYDKPAVLREYGGRYAGDVDPKFTHWQFVTATPEETKKVADFFGLSYTPDGATIVHSLRTAVIGPDGKIAHIFSGNDWKPEDAVSAMESTLQ from the coding sequence ATGCGTTTGACCCGGCAGGTCGCCCCGCTCGTTGCTCTGCTCGTCCTTTTCACCAGTTGTTCTCGCAAACCCGAGCGTCGTTACGACTTGAGCGGCAAGATCATCGCCATGGACGCCAAAGCGCACGAACTCACCATCCAGCACCAGGACATTCCCGGCCTGATGAAAGGCATGACGATGCCCTTCCGCGTAAAGGACGACTGGGTCTTCCAGGCTGCGCATCCCGGCGACAGCATCACCGCGACGCTCGTGATCAGCGGTGACAGCTCACATCTGGAGAATCCGGTCATCACCCAGAGCAGCGGCCCGACCACCATCGACGGCAGCGTCCGCGTGCCGCAAATTGGCGACACCGTGCCGGATTTCGCTTTCACAAATCAGGATGGTAAGAAGATCAAGCTCGTGCAGTTTCGGGGCAAGACACTGCTGCTCACGTTCATCTACACCCGCTGCCCGCTGCCGGACTATTGCATCCGCATGAGCAATAACTTCAGCGCAGTTGCCCGCCAGATGAAGCAGCAGCCCTCGATCTACGACAAGACGCAACAGCTCAGCATCAGCTTCGATCCGGAGTACGACAAGCCCGCAGTTCTACGTGAATACGGCGGGCGCTACGCCGGGGATGTGGATCCGAAGTTCACGCACTGGCAGTTCGTAACGGCGACGCCGGAAGAAACGAAGAAAGTGGCCGACTTTTTCGGCCTGAGCTATACGCCAGACGGCGCGACCATCGTGCACTCGTTGCGAACGGCGGTCATCGGACCCGACGGCAAGATCGCGCACATCTTCAGCGGCAATGACTGGAAGCCGGAGGATGCAGTCTCAGCGATGGAAAGCACGCTGCAGTAG
- a CDS encoding alcohol dehydrogenase, with product MAKMRAVQIAAAHGAFELVERDIPQPGAREVRIKVQACGVCHSDSVVKEGIMPTSYPRVPGHEVVGVIDALGKDVPRWKVGDRVGVGWNGGYCGYCDNCRRGDFFACTSGPFITGLTSDGGYADYMIARPEALALVPTDLSPEDAAPLMCAGVTTYNCLRNSGAIPGDLVAVLGIGGLGHLAVQYAAKSGYRTAAIARGADKAALAKQLGAHHYIDTEKEDPSKALQTLGGAKVILSTVTAADAMEATLGGLAIRGKFFLIGAVPSMKINPLQMLTFRQGVEGWYSGTSIDSQDTLNFSVLENVRSMNEVYPLEKAAEGYERMLSGKARFRVVLKTGN from the coding sequence ATGGCAAAGATGCGTGCTGTTCAAATTGCTGCGGCCCATGGCGCATTCGAACTTGTCGAACGTGATATCCCTCAACCCGGTGCCCGCGAAGTGCGAATCAAAGTGCAGGCTTGCGGCGTCTGCCATAGCGATTCAGTCGTAAAAGAAGGCATCATGCCGACCAGCTATCCGCGCGTTCCCGGCCACGAAGTTGTGGGCGTGATTGATGCCCTCGGCAAAGACGTGCCGCGCTGGAAGGTTGGCGACCGAGTTGGCGTTGGCTGGAATGGCGGCTACTGCGGCTATTGCGACAACTGTCGTCGTGGCGATTTCTTCGCCTGCACTTCGGGCCCGTTCATCACCGGACTGACCTCAGATGGCGGTTACGCGGACTACATGATCGCCCGCCCCGAAGCGCTTGCCCTCGTGCCCACAGATCTCTCACCGGAAGACGCTGCCCCTCTGATGTGTGCTGGCGTCACCACCTACAACTGCTTGCGCAACAGCGGCGCCATACCGGGTGATCTCGTCGCTGTCCTCGGCATCGGCGGGCTCGGCCATCTCGCGGTGCAGTACGCAGCGAAATCTGGCTATCGCACCGCGGCCATCGCGCGCGGTGCCGACAAAGCTGCGCTCGCGAAACAACTCGGTGCGCATCATTACATCGACACCGAGAAAGAAGATCCGTCTAAGGCTTTGCAAACGCTCGGCGGCGCGAAGGTGATCCTCTCCACTGTTACCGCAGCCGATGCTATGGAAGCGACTCTCGGCGGACTCGCCATTCGCGGCAAGTTCTTCCTGATTGGCGCAGTGCCCTCGATGAAGATCAATCCACTCCAGATGCTCACGTTCCGCCAGGGCGTGGAAGGTTGGTATTCGGGAACGTCGATTGATTCGCAGGACACGCTGAACTTCAGCGTGCTCGAGAACGTCCGGTCAATGAATGAGGTCTATCCGCTGGAGAAAGCCGCCGAAGGCTATGAGCGAATGCTGAGCGGCAAAGCGCGTTTCCGCGTCGTGCTAAAAACAGGAAATTAA
- a CDS encoding acyltransferase family protein has product MAVPLESGTSVSAAATALARELRRPQLTATSANLDFLRAIAVMFVFVDHLFLTVGIQRIAFFSPADLGRVGVYFFFVHTCLVLLMSLERTPLNGFKKVFHFYLRRMFRIYPLAVFFVLLVYLCNVPQDVWGAGTAPHDLRTVMANLLLAQNVMGTSCLFGPLWSLPLEVQMYLMLPLVFYLVRRISPPTLLALWGTSVLAAIAYLPFRSSGHVLWRLDVILFVPCFMGGAVAYQIARRSRPLLPSWLWPVTIMAVLNVYLAFERQRYGWVACLLLGLSVPFFAQIQYQWITRAAKWIATYSYGIYLSNIVILWFAFRICARSMPRFVVWSIFVAGAITIPMACFHWIEKPLMKMGGTLADRFFRTEAA; this is encoded by the coding sequence ATGGCAGTTCCCCTCGAAAGCGGTACAAGCGTGAGCGCTGCCGCAACCGCGCTGGCCCGTGAACTCCGGCGTCCTCAGCTCACCGCAACCTCGGCAAACCTGGATTTCCTCCGGGCAATCGCCGTGATGTTTGTGTTTGTGGACCACCTGTTCCTGACCGTCGGGATCCAGCGCATTGCCTTCTTCAGCCCCGCCGATCTCGGACGTGTGGGCGTCTACTTCTTCTTCGTCCACACCTGCCTGGTGCTGCTCATGTCGCTAGAGCGCACACCGCTCAACGGCTTTAAGAAGGTCTTTCACTTCTATCTGCGGCGGATGTTCCGTATCTACCCGCTGGCCGTCTTCTTCGTCCTATTGGTCTATCTCTGCAACGTGCCGCAGGATGTCTGGGGTGCAGGCACCGCGCCGCACGACCTTCGCACCGTAATGGCGAACCTGCTCCTCGCACAGAACGTGATGGGCACCTCGTGCCTGTTCGGCCCACTCTGGAGCCTCCCCCTCGAAGTCCAGATGTACCTCATGCTCCCGCTGGTCTTCTATCTTGTGCGTCGCATTTCGCCGCCGACGCTGCTCGCGCTCTGGGGTACCTCGGTCCTCGCCGCGATCGCGTATCTCCCCTTCCGCAGCAGCGGCCACGTCCTCTGGCGTCTCGACGTCATCCTCTTTGTCCCCTGCTTCATGGGAGGAGCAGTGGCTTATCAAATTGCGCGGCGTTCCCGCCCTCTGCTTCCGAGCTGGCTGTGGCCGGTGACGATTATGGCGGTCCTCAACGTGTATCTCGCGTTCGAGCGCCAACGCTATGGATGGGTCGCCTGCCTGCTTCTCGGCCTCAGCGTCCCATTTTTTGCGCAGATCCAATACCAATGGATAACCCGCGCCGCCAAATGGATTGCGACTTATTCCTACGGGATTTATCTAAGCAACATCGTCATCTTGTGGTTCGCATTTCGTATCTGCGCCCGCTCGATGCCGCGCTTCGTTGTGTGGAGCATATTTGTTGCTGGAGCCATCACCATCCCCATGGCCTGCTTCCACTGGATTGAGAAGCCGCTCATGAAGATGGGTGGCACCCTGGCCGACCGCTTCTTCCGCACTGAAGCCGCATAG
- a CDS encoding adenylate/guanylate cyclase domain-containing protein: MAGSFRPTLKQIFGVSLIGLTVALVLLYTVFSAGSQRTILESAERFRIAASQEAATRVDNSLNIAPRAAQEFERQIHYGITNERNIASVEAGLLQLFIANESVSEASFTHAHSSGFDSDDNLKVVPKSAIEVSVYRTRDSDVITSSRTWWEKDKYVAESHQLPLSAGTPAATPVPDPTLHLTFQVPASRNRQGQLLWTDLHWSQLDANLPENKRRVEVSVQKAILASDGEFVGVLRLGLAKDQIDRAIHLRLSGAGQDDQHLVFLCDNTGRLIAGPGMNRVVESGDDLRIATDNQPPAIVEALKQPALGNIDSDHSIATNSFLIGSERYLVTYRALAGTQGWIVGVVVPRAYYLRGLERTRQIVLGATIGLIVFTLLIGAYILRRINRAHSLLVRETLRMNRFEFSPTPDRSRIRDVNDVLEGLERAKTAVRAMGKYVPLDLVRGLYQKGKEPELGGESVELSILFTDIKDFTTVAEKMEPHRLADVLGLYLQTMTQTIQKEKGTIDKFIGDAVMAFWNAPEPVGYHALLACHAALNCMSALNHLFASPSWKGIPRFETRFGLHRDTVSVGHFGAPDRFNYTAIGDGVNLASRLEALNKQYGTSIIVSDAMYVAASDHFEFRRLDRVAVKGKSRGVDVYELVCEKAEDAQRPAHIVQYEEALTAYMDADFEGALSVFAALPADPPSVVMAKRCREFLAHPPELWDGTYALHTK; this comes from the coding sequence ATGGCCGGCAGTTTTCGCCCCACGCTAAAACAGATTTTTGGCGTTAGCCTGATCGGGCTCACGGTAGCACTCGTGTTGCTCTACACGGTGTTCTCTGCTGGTTCGCAGCGCACCATTCTTGAGAGTGCGGAGCGGTTCCGGATCGCCGCCAGCCAGGAAGCCGCCACCCGTGTGGATAACTCGCTGAACATCGCTCCCCGCGCTGCACAAGAGTTTGAGCGGCAGATCCATTACGGCATCACCAATGAACGTAATATTGCGTCGGTCGAAGCCGGTCTGCTGCAACTCTTCATCGCCAACGAAAGCGTTTCGGAAGCTAGTTTCACGCACGCGCATTCGTCGGGCTTCGATAGCGACGACAACCTGAAAGTCGTTCCGAAAAGCGCGATCGAAGTTTCCGTGTATCGCACGAGAGACTCTGACGTAATCACGTCGAGTCGCACCTGGTGGGAGAAAGACAAATATGTCGCCGAATCGCATCAGCTGCCGCTCAGCGCGGGAACACCTGCTGCGACGCCGGTTCCCGACCCCACGTTGCACCTGACCTTCCAAGTGCCTGCCAGCCGAAACCGCCAAGGCCAGCTGCTCTGGACCGACTTGCACTGGTCGCAACTCGATGCCAATCTTCCGGAAAACAAGCGGCGCGTCGAAGTCAGCGTGCAGAAAGCGATTCTCGCTTCGGACGGCGAATTCGTCGGTGTGCTGCGTCTTGGCCTCGCGAAAGACCAGATTGACCGAGCGATTCACCTGCGTCTCAGCGGCGCAGGACAGGACGACCAGCACCTCGTCTTTCTCTGTGACAATACCGGGCGGCTGATCGCCGGGCCGGGAATGAACCGCGTTGTCGAGTCCGGCGACGATCTCCGCATCGCCACCGATAACCAGCCTCCTGCGATTGTCGAAGCACTCAAACAACCGGCGCTCGGCAATATCGACAGCGATCACTCGATTGCCACGAATTCATTCCTCATCGGAAGTGAGCGTTACCTCGTCACCTACCGCGCGCTCGCCGGGACGCAGGGTTGGATCGTCGGCGTGGTGGTTCCGCGAGCCTACTATTTGCGCGGGCTGGAACGTACGCGGCAAATCGTGCTCGGCGCGACGATTGGACTGATCGTCTTTACTCTTCTCATCGGCGCTTACATTCTTCGCCGCATTAACCGAGCTCATTCTCTGCTCGTGCGGGAAACCCTCCGCATGAACCGCTTCGAATTTTCGCCGACGCCTGACCGCTCTCGCATTCGCGACGTCAACGACGTCCTCGAAGGGTTGGAGCGTGCGAAGACTGCCGTGCGCGCTATGGGCAAATATGTTCCGCTTGATCTGGTTCGCGGGCTGTATCAGAAGGGCAAGGAGCCTGAACTCGGCGGCGAATCCGTCGAGCTCTCGATTCTCTTCACGGACATCAAGGACTTTACTACCGTCGCGGAGAAGATGGAGCCGCATCGTCTTGCCGATGTCCTTGGTCTGTATTTGCAAACCATGACGCAGACCATCCAGAAAGAAAAGGGCACAATCGACAAGTTCATCGGCGATGCCGTGATGGCCTTCTGGAACGCACCGGAGCCGGTTGGCTATCACGCTCTTCTTGCTTGTCACGCAGCGTTGAACTGCATGAGTGCTCTCAATCATTTGTTCGCGTCGCCCTCCTGGAAGGGCATTCCGCGATTCGAGACGCGGTTCGGATTGCATCGCGATACGGTTTCTGTGGGACATTTCGGCGCGCCCGACCGGTTCAACTACACCGCCATCGGCGATGGCGTGAATCTCGCTTCGCGACTTGAAGCTCTTAACAAACAGTATGGGACTTCGATCATCGTTAGCGATGCGATGTATGTTGCAGCGAGCGACCACTTCGAATTCCGACGCTTGGACCGTGTTGCTGTGAAGGGCAAGAGTCGCGGCGTCGATGTCTATGAACTGGTTTGTGAGAAGGCAGAAGACGCGCAGCGCCCCGCTCATATTGTCCAATATGAAGAAGCGCTCACCGCTTACATGGATGCGGATTTCGAAGGTGCTCTGAGCGTATTCGCTGCCTTGCCCGCGGATCCGCCGAGCGTTGTCATGGCCAAGCGCTGCCGCGAGTTCCTGGCCCATCCTCCCGAGCTCTGGGACGGTACCTATGCCCTGCACACTAAATAG
- a CDS encoding VTT domain-containing protein → MGELGHFLEVYGYLVIFIWVFAEQVGLPIPALPLLLSAGALAWHGRLSFPVALITALMACLAADTFWYELGKRRGSAVLNVLCKMSLEPDSCVERTRGVFDRRGPRSLLYSKFVPGLNTVAAPIAGMSRISYEKFLLFDIPGSLLWSGTLLLLGYLFSERVDAILQHSQMVGRFLFMAAVLVVIGWILWKYEQRRRFLKSVSIGRITPEELHSKLIAGETPTIIDLRHPLDVLTDPRVIPGALQIRMDDLAKRAKEIPRDREIILYCT, encoded by the coding sequence GTGGGTGAGCTCGGCCATTTTTTAGAAGTCTACGGATACCTGGTCATATTTATATGGGTATTCGCCGAGCAGGTCGGACTCCCCATTCCCGCTCTTCCATTGCTGCTGTCCGCAGGCGCCCTGGCATGGCATGGCAGACTCAGTTTTCCGGTCGCGCTCATTACAGCTCTGATGGCCTGTCTCGCCGCTGACACGTTCTGGTACGAACTCGGCAAGCGCCGAGGATCCGCCGTTCTGAATGTGCTCTGCAAAATGTCTCTCGAGCCCGACTCGTGCGTGGAGCGCACCCGAGGCGTCTTCGACCGCCGTGGTCCACGCTCCCTCCTCTACTCGAAGTTTGTGCCGGGACTCAATACGGTAGCCGCGCCGATTGCCGGCATGTCGCGCATCTCCTACGAAAAATTCTTGCTGTTCGACATTCCGGGTTCGCTCTTGTGGTCTGGAACATTGCTTCTTCTCGGCTATTTATTCAGCGAGCGCGTCGATGCGATTCTTCAGCATTCGCAAATGGTCGGGCGTTTCCTGTTCATGGCTGCGGTGCTGGTTGTTATCGGCTGGATCCTTTGGAAATACGAGCAACGGCGACGTTTTCTTAAGTCCGTGAGCATCGGCCGCATTACGCCCGAGGAACTGCACTCGAAGCTGATCGCCGGCGAAACGCCCACGATCATCGACCTGCGCCATCCGCTCGACGTTCTCACGGATCCACGGGTGATTCCCGGCGCATTGCAAATCCGCATGGACGATCTCGCGAAACGAGCCAAGGAAATCCCGCGCGATCGCGAAATCATTTTGTACTGTACTTGA
- a CDS encoding helix-turn-helix domain-containing protein, protein MKEAIAVVNETIVSGLKPYRIGEKLRALRLKKKLGLVELGKHTGLSPALLSKLERGKLFPTLPTLLRIALVFSVGLDYFFADESRRHVVSVVRKDERLRFPERPNTRDVAYYFESLDFAALEPKLNAFLADFEHVPAETLRLHQHQGFEFLHTLAGKLELVIGGIPYELSQGDSIYFDSSVPHTYRNAQKKPCSALVVTAE, encoded by the coding sequence TTGAAAGAGGCGATTGCAGTGGTGAACGAAACCATCGTTAGCGGGCTCAAGCCGTATCGCATTGGGGAGAAGCTGCGCGCTCTCCGCTTGAAAAAGAAACTAGGACTCGTCGAACTCGGGAAACATACCGGGCTGTCGCCGGCATTGCTGTCGAAGCTGGAACGCGGCAAGTTATTTCCCACTTTGCCGACACTGCTGCGGATCGCGCTGGTGTTCAGCGTTGGGCTCGATTATTTCTTTGCGGATGAGAGTAGACGGCATGTCGTTTCGGTCGTGCGCAAGGACGAACGCCTGCGCTTCCCGGAGCGGCCGAATACCCGGGACGTCGCCTATTACTTTGAGAGCCTCGACTTCGCCGCCCTTGAGCCTAAGCTGAACGCCTTTCTTGCCGACTTCGAACATGTACCGGCGGAGACCCTGCGATTGCATCAGCACCAGGGTTTTGAGTTTCTGCATACACTCGCCGGCAAACTCGAACTTGTGATCGGCGGGATTCCTTACGAGCTGAGCCAGGGGGATTCGATCTATTTTGATTCCTCGGTGCCGCACACCTATCGCAACGCGCAGAAGAAGCCCTGCTCCGCGTTGGTCGTGACGGCGGAGTAG